A single region of the Verrucomicrobiia bacterium genome encodes:
- the lpxD gene encoding UDP-3-O-(3-hydroxymyristoyl)glucosamine N-acyltransferase, with translation MTSTVGELAHFVGGTVIGDPHIRIEGITNSETPRKAYITFAQTPVLAQKLESSEIDCLIVPRSVTTSAKTLIQVDEPKLAWARLLEKFFPPRTYPGTVSEQAFVSPSAQIGKGVTVEPFAYIGDHAVIGDNVVIRAQCYVDRNCQVGAGTVLHSGVKLYHDTVLGKNVVIHASSVIGADGFGYVSTMQGQQKIPQVGNVVLEDNVEIGACATIDRATIGSTRIGEGSKIDNMVQVGHNVSIGKHTVISAQTGISGSTKIGNHVTVGGKAGFGDHVEIGDWTMVGAGSGFPSGKKVPAKQVFFGEPARPYAEARRQIAAQLRSAEMLEEIKALRKRLEELENKSAQDAKA, from the coding sequence ATGACATCCACGGTAGGAGAACTCGCCCACTTCGTAGGCGGCACGGTCATCGGCGACCCCCACATCCGGATCGAAGGCATCACCAACAGCGAAACTCCCCGGAAAGCCTACATTACCTTTGCTCAGACTCCGGTTCTGGCCCAGAAGCTCGAATCTTCGGAGATCGACTGCCTGATCGTTCCCAGAAGCGTCACAACCTCCGCCAAGACGCTCATCCAGGTCGACGAGCCCAAGCTGGCCTGGGCCAGGCTTTTAGAGAAATTCTTTCCTCCCCGCACTTATCCCGGGACTGTTTCCGAACAAGCCTTTGTGTCCCCTTCCGCCCAAATCGGCAAGGGCGTCACGGTGGAACCCTTCGCGTACATCGGGGATCATGCGGTGATCGGAGACAACGTCGTGATCCGCGCCCAATGCTATGTGGACAGAAACTGCCAAGTCGGCGCGGGCACGGTCCTGCATTCCGGAGTGAAACTCTATCATGACACCGTGCTGGGCAAGAACGTCGTCATCCATGCGAGTTCGGTCATCGGCGCGGACGGTTTCGGTTACGTATCCACGATGCAGGGACAGCAGAAAATCCCGCAGGTCGGCAATGTCGTCCTCGAAGACAACGTCGAGATCGGCGCCTGCGCGACCATCGACCGCGCCACGATCGGCTCAACCCGCATCGGAGAAGGCTCTAAAATCGACAACATGGTCCAGGTCGGCCACAATGTGAGCATCGGAAAGCACACCGTGATTTCAGCCCAGACCGGCATTTCCGGAAGCACCAAGATCGGAAATCACGTGACCGTGGGAGGCAAGGCCGGTTTCGGAGATCATGTCGAAATCGGAGATTGGACCATGGTGGGCGCCGGTTCGGGTTTTCCCAGCGGCAAGAAAGTCCCGGCCAAACAAGTCTTTTTCGGCGAACCCGCCCGCCCTTACGCCGAAGCCCGCCGGCAGATTGCCGCGCAGCTCCGTTCCGCGGAAATGCTCGAGGAAATCAAGGCCTTGAGGAAGCGGCTCGAAGAGTTGGAAAATAAGTCCGCCCAGGACGCGAAAGCTTAA
- the folE gene encoding GTP cyclohydrolase I FolE produces MNSDHDPVYFPHELKVAKDAEKIARMQELVHELLQNLGEDPSREGLAKTPRRVAEALSFLTQGYDYDLDKVLNEAIFAEPYDEMVVVKDITLFSLCEHHMLPFYGKAHVAYIPNGKILGLSKIPRVVEIFAKRLQVQERLTSQIADALMKALNPRGVGVVIEALHLCMAMRGVEQTNSYTMTSAMLGSFRECDRARAEFLSLIGKKG; encoded by the coding sequence ATGAATTCGGATCACGATCCCGTTTATTTTCCTCATGAATTGAAAGTAGCGAAAGACGCGGAAAAAATAGCCCGCATGCAGGAGCTTGTTCACGAACTGCTGCAGAATTTGGGCGAGGACCCGTCTCGGGAAGGCCTTGCCAAGACGCCCCGGCGGGTGGCGGAGGCCCTGTCTTTTCTGACGCAAGGCTACGACTACGATTTGGACAAGGTGCTGAACGAGGCGATTTTTGCGGAACCTTACGACGAGATGGTCGTGGTGAAAGACATCACGCTTTTTTCCCTCTGCGAGCACCACATGCTGCCGTTTTACGGCAAGGCGCATGTCGCCTACATTCCGAATGGAAAAATCCTGGGGCTGAGCAAGATCCCGCGCGTCGTCGAGATCTTTGCCAAGCGGCTGCAGGTGCAGGAAAGGCTGACGAGCCAGATCGCTGATGCCCTCATGAAGGCCTTGAATCCGCGGGGGGTCGGCGTCGTGATCGAAGCTCTCCATCTTTGCATGGCTATGCGCGGGGTGGAGCAGACCAATTCGTACACGATGACGAGCGCGATGCTCGGAAGTTTCCGCGAATGCGACCGGGCGCGGGCGGAATTTCTGAGCCTGATCGGGAAAAAGGGTTAA
- a CDS encoding Mrp/NBP35 family ATP-binding protein — protein sequence MTRDEILTALKAVMDPELKRDIVALGMVRDVQFEGSKVFVQLEVTSPSATFRESLKKAVRDSLMSLKGVEDVTVQFAAATKAGTPFAAKFPIPGIKHIIAVASGKGGVGKTTASVNLALAFKNLGYRVGLMDGDIYGPNVPLMLGVSADARPQVSSENKLIPLEAYGIKMISMGVLVPADQPMVWRGPMLHSAVTQFLQKVDWGELDFLFVDLPPGTGDVQLSLVQTVPLTGAVIVTTPQEVALMDVRKGVLMFRKTEVPILGVVENMSGEIFGKGGGEKAAAQFEVPFLGSVPLDPQVRIGGDAGKPVTAVDPDLEVSRAFRHAADLLAGKLRKAEVPS from the coding sequence ATGACACGGGATGAAATTTTAACGGCGCTCAAAGCAGTCATGGACCCTGAGCTCAAGCGGGACATTGTCGCGCTCGGCATGGTGCGTGACGTCCAGTTCGAAGGCAGCAAGGTGTTTGTCCAGCTTGAGGTGACGTCGCCGTCTGCGACTTTTCGCGAGAGTTTGAAAAAGGCCGTCCGCGACAGCCTGATGAGTTTGAAGGGCGTGGAGGACGTGACCGTGCAGTTCGCGGCCGCGACAAAAGCCGGCACGCCTTTCGCCGCGAAATTTCCCATTCCGGGCATCAAGCACATCATCGCCGTGGCCAGCGGCAAAGGTGGCGTGGGCAAGACCACGGCTTCCGTTAATCTGGCGCTTGCCTTCAAAAATCTGGGCTACCGCGTAGGCCTCATGGATGGCGACATTTACGGGCCGAATGTTCCGCTGATGCTGGGCGTGTCCGCGGATGCCCGCCCGCAGGTGAGCAGCGAAAACAAACTCATTCCCCTCGAAGCGTACGGCATCAAGATGATCTCGATGGGCGTTCTTGTTCCGGCCGACCAGCCCATGGTCTGGCGCGGGCCCATGCTGCACAGTGCGGTCACGCAATTCCTGCAGAAAGTCGATTGGGGCGAGCTTGATTTCCTTTTCGTCGATCTGCCGCCCGGCACGGGCGATGTCCAGCTTTCGCTCGTCCAGACCGTACCGCTGACCGGGGCCGTCATCGTCACGACGCCGCAGGAAGTCGCGCTGATGGACGTACGCAAAGGCGTGCTCATGTTCCGCAAGACCGAGGTTCCGATCCTCGGCGTCGTGGAAAACATGAGCGGCGAGATTTTCGGCAAGGGCGGCGGAGAAAAAGCCGCGGCCCAGTTTGAAGTTCCTTTTTTAGGCTCGGTGCCGCTGGACCCCCAAGTGCGCATCGGCGGTGACGCCGGCAAACCCGTCACCGCGGTCGATCCGGACCTGGAGGTCAGCAGGGCCTTCAGGCATGCGGCAGATCTGCTCGCCGGCAAACTTCGAAAAGCGGAGGTTCCGTCATGA
- a CDS encoding aminotransferase class V-fold PLP-dependent enzyme encodes MKTYYLDNNATTPLAEAVWRKMEPFLKSEYGNPSSLHHRGRGPAKALRESRAMTAALLGAADEREIIFTSCGSESNNAAILSALATAPEKRRIVTSAVEHSSIRKLCRFLAKKGYDVVEVGVSAQGFLLIDELRRVLDDKTAIVSLMLANNETGALFPIDEIGALVKERGALFHVDAVQAVGKYLLNVKQSPVDFLSLSAHKLYGPKGVGALYVRQGTPFQPFLMGGGQERGRRAGTENVAGIVGLGAACELALSDLPKEIERLKKLRASFEETLCSQFHAVVNGDLTRRLPTTSNLRFPGMDAEAFMMALDQRGVCVSSGSACMSGSPEPSHVLKAMGLTDEEANSSLRFSFGRFTTEHDIQDVVKIIRETLDYFKEVDRGSRLNSNKAAL; translated from the coding sequence ATGAAAACCTACTACCTGGACAACAATGCGACGACTCCCTTGGCCGAAGCTGTTTGGCGCAAGATGGAGCCGTTTCTGAAATCGGAATACGGAAATCCTTCCAGCCTGCATCATCGCGGGCGTGGGCCGGCCAAGGCCTTACGCGAATCCCGGGCCATGACTGCCGCACTGCTCGGAGCCGCTGACGAACGGGAGATCATCTTCACCAGCTGCGGGAGCGAGAGTAACAATGCGGCCATCCTTTCCGCCCTGGCGACGGCGCCGGAAAAACGCAGGATCGTGACAAGCGCCGTGGAGCATTCCAGCATCCGCAAGCTTTGCCGTTTCCTGGCGAAAAAAGGTTATGACGTCGTAGAAGTCGGCGTGAGCGCTCAGGGATTTTTGCTGATCGATGAGCTGCGCCGCGTGCTCGACGACAAGACGGCCATTGTTTCCCTGATGCTTGCCAACAACGAAACGGGCGCGCTTTTCCCGATCGACGAAATCGGCGCGCTGGTCAAAGAACGCGGGGCTCTTTTTCATGTCGACGCCGTGCAAGCCGTGGGCAAATACCTTCTCAACGTCAAGCAGAGCCCGGTTGATTTTCTCTCGCTTTCCGCGCACAAGCTCTACGGCCCCAAAGGCGTCGGCGCGCTTTACGTGCGCCAGGGAACGCCCTTTCAGCCTTTTTTGATGGGCGGCGGGCAGGAGCGGGGGCGCCGGGCCGGCACCGAAAACGTGGCTGGCATCGTGGGGCTCGGAGCGGCCTGCGAGCTTGCGCTTTCGGACCTGCCGAAAGAAATCGAACGCCTCAAGAAACTGCGCGCTTCTTTCGAAGAGACGCTTTGTTCGCAGTTTCACGCGGTCGTGAATGGGGACCTGACGCGCCGGCTGCCCACGACCAGCAATCTCCGCTTCCCGGGCATGGACGCGGAAGCGTTCATGATGGCGCTGGACCAGCGGGGAGTCTGCGTTTCCAGCGGATCCGCATGCATGAGCGGTTCGCCGGAACCTTCTCACGTCCTGAAAGCCATGGGGCTTACGGACGAAGAAGCCAATTCTTCCCTCCGTTTCAGCTTTGGCCGTTTCACGACCGAGCACGACATCCAGGACGTCGTCAAGATCATCCGCGAGACGCTGGATTATTTCAAGGAAGTTGATCGCGGATCGCGGCTTAATTCCAACAAGGCAGCTTTGTAA